In one Arachis duranensis cultivar V14167 chromosome 9, aradu.V14167.gnm2.J7QH, whole genome shotgun sequence genomic region, the following are encoded:
- the LOC107466844 gene encoding cytokinin hydroxylase — MEFLGLPATLVALLASFCFLLILILTYAWWVSPFLTHNKLKRCGFVGPNPSFPLGNIKEMKNNKNIKSSSASTHDIHSQVFPYFSFWQKSYGKVFVYWLGTEPFLYIAEPELLKRISTEVMAKRWGKPSVFRNDRDPMFGSGLVMVEGNDWVRHRHIVAPAFNPINLKAMASVMSESTNEMISRWSSQIKIGKHEINVESEVITLAGEIIARTIFGLKDESARGIFNRLSALQMTLFNTNRYVGVPFGKYFKVKKTLKAKKLGEEIDQLLLSIIEARKASPKPKGSQNDLLCLLLQENKLTTRELVDECKTFFFGGHETTALSLTWTLLLLAMHQDCQNQLRHEIQQRLAQHNHVIDLAMLSSLTKMKWVMNEALRLYPPSPNVQRQARDDIQIDGLTVPKGTNMWIDVVAMHHDPELWGHDANEFKPERFMEDVNGGCKHKMGYLPFGFGGRMCVGRNLAFMEYKIVLTLLLSKFSFNISPTYRHSPTIMLSLRPTHGVPLIVQPL; from the exons ATGGAATTTTTAGGGTTACCTGCGACTCTTGTTGCCCTATTGGCATCATTTTGCTTCCTGTTGATCTTGATACTAACATATGCATGGTGGGTTTCCCCATTTCTAACACATAACAAGCTTAAGAGATGTGGATTTGTAGGGCCAAACCCAAGTTTCCCACTTGGAAACATCAAAGAGATGAAAAACAATAAGAATATTAAATCTTCCTCAGCATCAACCCATGATATACACTCACAAGTTTTTCCCTACTTCTCTTTCTGGCAGAAATCTTATG GTAAGGTATTTGTTTATTGGCTAGGGACGGAGCCATTCTTGTACATTGCGGAGCCAGAGTTGTTGAAGAGAATTTCCACGGAGGTCATGGCCAAGAGATGGGGGAAGCCAAGTGTGTTTAGAAATGACAGAGACCCCATGTTTGGGAGTGGCTTGGTCATGGTTGAAGGCAACGATTGGGTTCGTCATCGCCACATTGTTGCACCCGCATTCAATCCCATTAATCTCAAG GCGATGGCAAGCGTGATGAGTGAGTCGACAAATGAAATGATATCTCGATGGAGCAGCCAAATTAAGATCGGAAAACACGAAATCAACGTGGAGAGTGAGGTCATAACCCTCGCCGGAGAGATCATCGCCCGAACTATCTTCGGCTTGAAAGACGAGAGCGCTAGAGGCATTTTCAACAGGCTCAGCGCCCTTCAAATGACTCTCTTCAACACCAATCGCTACGTCGGGGTTCCATTCGGCAAGTACTTCAAGGtcaagaaaaccctaaaggCCAAGAAATTAGGCGAAGAAATCGACCAGCTCTTGTTGTCTATCATTGAAGCTCGCAAGGCCTCGCCCAAGCCCAAGGGTTCTCAGAACGATTTGCTGTGTTTGCTGCTCCAAGAAAATAAGCTCACGACGAGGGAGCTTGTTGATGAATGCAAGACCTTCTTTTTCGGCGGCCATGAAACCACTGCGCTTTCTCTCACCTGGACTTTGCTGCTGCTCGCTATGCATCAAGATTGTCAGAACCAATTGAGACATGAGATTCAACAACGTCTTGCTCAACACAATCACGTTATTGATCTCGCCATGCTCTCTAGCTTAACCAAg ATGAAGTGGGTGATGAATGAAGCTCTAAGGCTGTACCCTCCTTCACCAAATGTGCAAAGGCAAGCAAGAGACGACATTCAAATTGATGGTTTAACAGTGCCTAAAGGAACCAACATGTGGATTGATGTGGTGGCCATGCACCATGACCCGGAGCTATGGGGACACGATGCTAATGAGTTCAAGCCAGAGAGGTTCATGGAGGATGTGAACGGTGGATGCAAACACAAGATGGGTTACTTGCCATTTGGATTTGGAGGGAGAATGTGTGTTGGTAGGAACTTGGCATTCATGGAGTACAAGATTGTGTTAACTCTACTTCTCTCTAAGTTTAGTTTCAACATTTCTCCAACTTACCGTCACTCACCAACTATCATGCTCTCTCTAAGGCCTACCCATGGAGTCCCACTCATAGTTCAGCCCCTTTAG